The following are encoded together in the Pseudoalteromonas piscicida genome:
- a CDS encoding tetratricopeptide repeat protein, with the protein MQYKDALLIAEQRSEEMVFQTKSNIADVYYQLGQYDMALNYYTDYLQFLNSNQDALSLSLLYNNIGKVYIAKNELDKAEEFLDKAQQIQKNSKSDYHLSYSSHYRGKIALARGQLSAASEYFRKAITTFQRLGTTNEVNAVKLDLISLDIKQGDITEAKKLAEEVLDSTRQTGAKSTQANALSVLAKISELEGDSKQALIFTQELSLVDREIYAQQRNISLSRASYELEMVEKELEIESLKRIQAVQSAEANAQQKWLLSIIVFMLIYAVSTIVVIQIIRRRNSKLNTTLQELTSTQEKLVEAEKMSSLAGLVSGMAHHLNTPIGLVITANSSLNGSLHDIQNKFEQKTLSPSQLSHFIGDALVASDIVERSALRLNATVERFKAINTSIGSAELKTIEVSDFLNLHIREMLICTAPKAKLRLDNDRLEIQTYPNILLEVLKEFMHNSVQHGFIDNHLEDQSLISIRVNEYDDAWQLSYKDNGRGLPDHNTEQVFNPFFSTNLAAQLGLGLTIVFNSVVHVLQGTIKAYSNDEGVEFLLTLPKQLKNGRRKAVDN; encoded by the coding sequence GTGCAGTACAAAGACGCCCTGCTTATCGCGGAGCAAAGAAGCGAGGAAATGGTATTTCAAACGAAAAGCAATATTGCTGACGTTTATTATCAGCTTGGCCAATATGATATGGCATTGAATTATTACACAGATTATTTGCAATTTCTGAATTCAAACCAAGATGCGTTGTCACTATCACTGCTGTACAACAACATTGGTAAAGTGTATATCGCTAAAAATGAACTTGATAAAGCAGAGGAGTTTTTAGATAAAGCGCAACAAATTCAAAAGAATAGCAAGTCTGATTATCATCTATCATATTCGTCACATTATCGAGGGAAAATAGCACTCGCTAGAGGCCAATTGAGTGCTGCTTCTGAGTATTTTAGAAAAGCCATCACGACTTTTCAGCGACTCGGCACCACCAATGAAGTGAATGCCGTTAAGCTCGACTTAATTTCGTTGGATATCAAGCAAGGAGATATCACAGAAGCTAAAAAGCTCGCAGAAGAGGTGCTCGATTCTACTAGGCAAACCGGTGCTAAGAGTACTCAGGCGAATGCCTTGTCCGTGCTTGCGAAAATCTCTGAGTTAGAAGGTGATAGCAAACAAGCACTGATCTTTACGCAAGAATTAAGTCTAGTTGATCGTGAAATCTATGCGCAGCAGCGTAACATTTCCTTATCTCGAGCTTCTTATGAGCTTGAAATGGTCGAAAAAGAGTTAGAAATTGAGTCGCTTAAACGTATACAAGCAGTTCAATCAGCAGAGGCAAACGCACAACAAAAATGGCTCCTGAGTATCATCGTGTTTATGCTGATTTATGCCGTATCGACCATCGTTGTTATTCAGATTATTCGGCGTCGTAATAGCAAACTAAACACTACACTACAAGAGTTGACCAGTACCCAAGAAAAACTAGTTGAAGCAGAAAAAATGTCGTCACTTGCAGGGTTGGTTTCGGGAATGGCGCATCATCTTAATACACCTATTGGTCTGGTGATCACCGCAAACTCTTCCCTGAATGGATCACTTCATGACATTCAAAATAAATTTGAGCAGAAAACTTTATCGCCAAGTCAGCTTAGCCATTTCATCGGAGATGCTTTAGTCGCCTCAGATATTGTTGAGCGCAGTGCTCTTCGTCTTAATGCCACTGTCGAGCGCTTTAAAGCGATAAATACCTCAATTGGTAGTGCAGAGCTTAAAACAATTGAGGTCTCTGACTTTTTAAATTTGCACATTCGTGAAATGCTGATCTGTACAGCACCAAAAGCGAAGTTAAGGTTGGATAACGATAGGCTTGAGATTCAAACCTACCCTAATATTTTGCTTGAGGTATTGAAGGAGTTTATGCACAATTCAGTGCAACATGGTTTTATCGACAACCATTTAGAAGACCAATCTCTTATCTCCATCCGTGTGAATGAATATGATGATGCATGGCAGCTGAGTTATAAAGATAACGGCAGAGGCTTACCTGATCATAATACTGAGCAAGTATTTAATCCTTTTTTTAGTACCAACTTAGCGGCGCAATTGGGTCTTGGCTTAACTATCGTATTTAATAGCGTTGTCCACGTTCTTCAAGGCACTATTAAGGCGTATTCTAACGATGAAGGCGTCGAGTTTTTACTGACCTTACCTAAACAGCTTAAAAATGGCAGGCGTAAAGCTGTGGATAATTAA
- a CDS encoding efflux RND transporter periplasmic adaptor subunit: MKNPIKLTLQALALCTAISAPQAIAVVPVTVAEVTKAPLTSEIEVSGTLYGKDDVTLTAGVSGRLLYVAEPGTSVVKDEILVRMDTLPLELEKARQAELLNRAKINLRLYQQELTRLKKLAKTSSAAESQVDEMQNKHDLALSDIALAEVELKVIDDKLSRATVRAPFDGVISERFKRAGREINRADELLTILDIHHLEVRLYVPVKYLKFLQKGIELPIRSGDLSQPDNTSAKVTAVIPQPIRAHKPLKCVRHSQQNKPIRGRLVN, from the coding sequence ATGAAAAATCCAATAAAACTGACACTTCAAGCCTTAGCGCTGTGTACAGCGATTAGTGCACCACAAGCCATCGCTGTCGTGCCGGTCACCGTCGCTGAAGTCACAAAAGCCCCTCTCACGAGCGAAATTGAAGTTAGCGGCACACTGTATGGAAAAGATGACGTGACGCTGACCGCTGGGGTTAGCGGCCGTTTGTTGTACGTAGCAGAGCCAGGCACTAGCGTCGTAAAAGACGAAATCTTAGTACGTATGGATACGCTCCCACTGGAACTCGAGAAGGCCCGCCAAGCCGAATTATTAAATCGAGCCAAGATCAATTTACGCTTATACCAACAAGAATTGACTCGATTGAAAAAGCTCGCAAAAACCAGTAGTGCGGCAGAAAGCCAAGTCGATGAGATGCAAAATAAACATGATTTAGCCCTTTCAGATATCGCCTTAGCAGAGGTCGAGCTTAAGGTTATTGACGATAAATTGTCTCGCGCAACGGTACGCGCACCATTTGATGGCGTTATCAGTGAACGTTTTAAACGCGCAGGGCGAGAAATCAACCGCGCCGATGAACTGCTCACCATATTAGATATTCATCACCTTGAAGTTCGCTTATATGTGCCTGTTAAATACTTAAAGTTTCTGCAAAAAGGCATCGAACTGCCAATCCGCTCTGGTGACTTATCACAGCCAGATAATACGTCAGCGAAAGTCACAGCGGTGATCCCTCAACCGATCCGCGCTCACAAACCGTTGAAGTGCGTGCGACACTCGCAGCAGAACAAACCCATACGTGGGCGATTGGTCAATTAG
- a CDS encoding efflux RND transporter permease subunit, protein MNVTRSSLKNPASVIVILVLIILFGLLSVFKLPIQLTPDIEQPQITIFSGWRQAAPEEIESVIIEPLENAVKNTPGALEVNTNINRGNGSITLTFAVGANMQQAMLDVLTSLNQAPPLPLDALDPVVFAGGNNGEAAATLLVTPKDYQSNSLDFDMAQFQKQIDEFIEPRLARIPGVARVDLASERPKELRITFDPHKAAALGISLDQISNVLASSRDTSGGLANVGRRQYTVRFTGQYDLSSMAQMRVGYSGDRPIYLGDIASVERTFSDRLGMSGRNGKPAYYIRISRANEANTVALLDEINLAIDELNQGPLAENGLSIELSFDASVHIRNALSLVKSNLGLGVLLSCLILWLFFRGLKATLVIAATIPISLMVAFLALNIFNRSLNVISLAGLAFAVGLVLDAAIIVQENISRLRAQGFDNKKAALKGAAQVTGALFASTTTSVAIFLPILFMAGIEGQLFSDLALTLSIAVIASMLCAITLIPLANHLWPDAELKPDPYHQYWQKLTNFIMTLTNNRVKQLTWIGVLLGGSVVATMTMLPKTDFMPRAPTDGFFFNLMTPPGGNVQFMEEELLLRVKKRLMPYYQGEKEPGIKDFNFYAFGSNAGGFIYSADPQRVGELMKVAKEEIFVDLPDTQVFFFRGSMIQVANGGDGRDINIDLTGPNMDDLISGAQVALQAVQAALPEATARPQPRLDMAEPELRLTPNDRRITQAGLTRRDVSQAVQAYTGGLFVNEYFDGNERMNVILRGIPWQSPEELKALPIVTPQSGIQTLGELANIERTVGPTQLRRVNGRRTVSIVVTPPADMSLQQVQTILSEQVMPKVRASLPASAGAILAGNAQKMNSAMEEMALNFVLALFILFLLMTALFKSAKDSALVLLVMPLAIAGGVLALYILNLFTFQSLDLLTMIGFIILLGLVVNNAILLVDQTRVAMAFGMSREASVRQAVLLRARPVYLSTLTSLFGMLPLMLMPGVGSEIYRGLATVIVGGMAISALFTLVLMPSLLQLGRQTPPSETNKSTAKAPLSLVANQ, encoded by the coding sequence ATGAACGTGACACGCAGTTCGCTAAAAAATCCAGCGAGTGTAATTGTCATCTTGGTGTTGATTATTTTATTTGGGCTGTTGAGTGTATTTAAACTGCCCATTCAGTTGACGCCAGATATTGAGCAACCACAAATCACGATTTTCTCGGGATGGCGCCAAGCCGCCCCAGAAGAGATAGAATCAGTGATCATTGAACCGCTAGAAAATGCGGTAAAGAACACCCCCGGCGCCCTTGAGGTGAATACCAACATCAACCGCGGTAATGGCTCTATTACGCTAACATTTGCGGTGGGTGCGAATATGCAACAAGCGATGTTAGATGTGCTAACAAGCTTAAATCAAGCCCCGCCGTTGCCACTTGATGCGCTAGACCCAGTCGTGTTTGCCGGCGGTAATAATGGTGAAGCAGCAGCCACGTTGCTGGTCACGCCCAAAGACTACCAGTCAAATAGCCTCGACTTTGATATGGCGCAGTTTCAAAAGCAAATCGACGAGTTTATTGAACCGAGACTTGCCCGTATTCCCGGCGTGGCACGTGTCGATTTAGCAAGTGAGCGGCCAAAAGAGCTGCGTATTACTTTCGATCCGCACAAAGCTGCCGCGCTTGGTATTAGTTTAGATCAAATCAGTAATGTACTTGCAAGCTCTCGCGACACTTCTGGGGGTCTTGCCAATGTTGGACGCCGTCAATATACCGTGCGATTTACCGGCCAGTACGACCTTTCCAGTATGGCGCAAATGCGCGTCGGCTATTCGGGGGACAGGCCCATCTACTTGGGTGATATCGCCAGTGTTGAACGCACCTTTTCAGACCGCTTAGGCATGAGTGGCCGCAATGGTAAACCGGCCTACTATATTCGGATCTCACGGGCCAACGAGGCAAATACCGTTGCCTTACTTGATGAAATCAACCTTGCAATTGATGAATTAAACCAAGGGCCGCTGGCTGAAAATGGTTTGTCGATTGAGCTCAGCTTTGATGCCTCCGTCCACATTCGTAATGCCCTTTCTTTAGTAAAAAGTAATTTAGGCCTTGGAGTACTCTTATCTTGTTTAATTCTATGGCTATTTTTTAGAGGCTTAAAAGCAACCTTGGTGATTGCAGCTACGATCCCCATCTCGTTGATGGTCGCCTTTCTAGCGCTTAATATCTTTAATCGTAGTCTGAATGTGATCTCATTAGCGGGGTTGGCATTTGCAGTGGGCTTAGTGCTGGACGCCGCTATCATAGTCCAAGAGAATATCTCTCGCTTAAGAGCACAAGGATTCGATAACAAAAAAGCCGCTTTAAAAGGCGCCGCACAAGTGACCGGTGCACTATTTGCTTCGACAACCACCAGCGTCGCCATCTTTTTACCTATCCTTTTTATGGCGGGTATTGAGGGGCAACTATTCTCCGATTTAGCACTGACACTCTCGATTGCCGTTATTGCGTCAATGCTGTGTGCAATTACCCTTATTCCACTGGCAAACCATTTGTGGCCAGACGCTGAACTAAAACCAGATCCTTATCACCAATACTGGCAGAAACTCACCAATTTCATCATGACGTTGACCAATAATAGAGTAAAGCAACTTACTTGGATTGGCGTATTACTGGGTGGCTCGGTGGTTGCAACCATGACCATGCTGCCAAAAACTGACTTTATGCCAAGAGCCCCTACCGACGGCTTTTTCTTTAACCTCATGACACCACCAGGTGGTAACGTACAGTTTATGGAAGAAGAACTACTGCTGCGCGTGAAAAAGCGCTTAATGCCCTATTACCAAGGCGAAAAAGAGCCGGGTATTAAAGACTTTAACTTTTATGCGTTTGGCTCTAATGCAGGGGGATTTATCTATTCAGCCGACCCTCAACGTGTTGGAGAGTTGATGAAAGTGGCCAAAGAAGAAATCTTTGTGGATCTTCCCGATACTCAAGTGTTTTTCTTTCGCGGATCCATGATCCAAGTCGCCAATGGCGGCGATGGTCGCGATATCAATATTGACCTCACCGGTCCCAATATGGACGACCTAATCTCAGGTGCTCAAGTGGCTTTGCAGGCAGTGCAAGCAGCGCTACCTGAGGCAACTGCCAGACCTCAACCTCGGCTGGACATGGCAGAGCCAGAGCTTAGATTAACGCCCAATGATCGCAGGATCACCCAAGCAGGATTAACGCGTCGAGATGTGTCTCAAGCAGTACAAGCTTATACTGGTGGATTATTCGTCAATGAGTATTTTGATGGTAACGAGCGTATGAACGTTATCCTTCGTGGTATCCCTTGGCAAAGCCCTGAAGAACTAAAAGCCTTGCCTATCGTTACACCTCAATCAGGAATTCAAACTCTTGGCGAGTTGGCAAATATAGAACGTACGGTTGGCCCGACGCAACTGCGACGTGTTAATGGCCGTCGCACGGTCAGCATTGTTGTCACGCCTCCGGCTGATATGAGCCTGCAGCAAGTGCAAACCATCTTGAGTGAACAGGTAATGCCAAAAGTGCGCGCAAGCCTACCGGCAAGCGCCGGTGCTATTTTGGCGGGGAATGCGCAAAAGATGAATTCCGCAATGGAAGAAATGGCGTTGAATTTTGTCCTCGCATTGTTCATTTTGTTCTTGTTAATGACCGCACTGTTTAAGTCCGCCAAAGACAGTGCCTTAGTATTATTAGTGATGCCACTGGCTATCGCAGGCGGCGTACTGGCTCTGTATATCTTAAACCTCTTTACCTTCCAATCCTTGGATCTACTGACCATGATAGGCTTTATCATCTTGCTTGGGCTGGTCGTTAATAATGCCATTTTGCTAGTAGATCAGACCCGGGTTGCGATGGCTTTTGGCATGAGCCGTGAAGCATCGGTCAGACAAGCGGTGTTACTAAGAGCAAGGCCTGTCTACTTGAGTACCTTGACCAGCCTGTTTGGTATGCTGCCACTGATGCTCATGCCAGGCGTAGGATCAGAAATCTACCGCGGCCTTGCTACCGTCATCGTCGGTGGCATGGCTATCAGTGCATTATTTACCTTAGTGTTGATGCCGAGTTTATTACAACTTGGGCGGCAAACTCCGCCATCCGAAACAAACAAATCAACGGCCAAAGCCCCGCTCAGCCTAGTTGCCAATCAGTGA
- a CDS encoding NPP1 family protein: MTTTKLPLLSLAIIAASTQYTYANNFAALDEALPAPYIINGTEPVFDFDSDGCLPSAGISRTGVQNSGLKTSGRITGDCRDNQFLNTSNTVHRYACKTTASGEYCGHFYALYFKKDQVFDYFGGGHRHDWEYTAVWTRDGIVTHGSYSAHGDLFTKPADELPFENGHLKIVYHKDGILTHAMRFAKSNEIAENNYHRFVTPAIISWYKMTGDGISNAELREKLNQYDYGSATLPVKDNRFLNNLNRFKPSGYPTYTQSDVDNAQ; the protein is encoded by the coding sequence ATGACAACAACAAAACTCCCTTTATTATCCCTCGCCATTATTGCAGCGTCTACTCAGTACACTTACGCCAATAACTTTGCGGCGTTAGACGAAGCCTTACCCGCACCTTACATTATTAACGGTACTGAACCTGTGTTCGATTTTGACAGTGATGGTTGCCTGCCTAGTGCTGGGATCAGTAGAACTGGTGTGCAAAATTCAGGGCTAAAAACATCGGGCCGCATCACAGGTGATTGCCGAGATAATCAATTTTTAAATACGTCTAATACTGTGCATCGCTACGCCTGTAAAACAACGGCTAGCGGCGAATATTGTGGACATTTCTATGCACTTTACTTTAAAAAAGACCAAGTGTTTGATTACTTTGGCGGTGGTCACCGACATGACTGGGAGTATACAGCGGTGTGGACCCGAGATGGAATAGTAACACATGGTAGTTATAGCGCACATGGCGACTTATTCACTAAACCTGCTGATGAGCTCCCCTTCGAGAATGGTCATTTAAAAATTGTTTATCATAAAGATGGCATTTTGACCCATGCAATGCGCTTCGCCAAATCAAACGAAATCGCCGAAAACAACTATCACCGCTTTGTCACTCCCGCTATTATCAGTTGGTACAAAATGACTGGAGATGGAATTTCAAATGCGGAATTACGAGAAAAGCTAAATCAGTATGATTATGGCTCCGCCACTTTGCCCGTAAAAGATAATCGCTTCCTAAATAACCTCAACCGTTTTAAACCAAGTGGCTACCCAACGTATACACAAAGTGACGTAGACAATGCTCAGTAA
- a CDS encoding DUF2496 domain-containing protein, with protein sequence MSTPLEQAPTHVKLAVDLIMLLEEHDLPVEEVVAALEIVRSDFQNKLDKQQKT encoded by the coding sequence ATGAGTACCCCTTTAGAACAAGCGCCAACTCATGTAAAGCTTGCCGTCGACCTCATTATGTTGTTAGAGGAGCATGATCTCCCTGTTGAGGAAGTGGTGGCTGCACTTGAAATTGTCAGATCTGATTTTCAAAACAAGCTAGATAAACAACAAAAAACTTAA
- a CDS encoding late competence development ComFB family protein, with the protein MKLHDDIHNYYEKLVVEHIVRRKLDKIYDEDVMADFCCTVLNQLPSRYIRYDVDMEFYLPQPERVKMEQAVERAIDFAISQIAKKEQFQV; encoded by the coding sequence ATGAAGTTACATGATGATATTCATAATTATTATGAAAAGCTGGTAGTCGAACATATCGTCCGTCGTAAGTTAGATAAAATCTATGATGAAGACGTAATGGCTGACTTTTGTTGTACTGTTTTGAACCAACTTCCATCGCGTTATATTCGCTACGATGTCGACATGGAGTTTTACCTGCCGCAGCCTGAGCGTGTAAAAATGGAACAAGCGGTAGAGCGTGCGATTGATTTTGCCATTTCGCAAATCGCTAAAAAGGAACAATTTCAAGTATGA
- a CDS encoding histone deacetylase has protein sequence MLYYHPIYSELNLPEKHRFPISKYQKLYQRINACKFTHFIKQPEQKITPDALQLCHDSNYVDAFLSGTLSEKAIKKMGFPWSEQLVERTLISLGGSLAAAKYALEHGFGANLSGGYHHAHRDFGSGFCIFNDWAVVAALLITHQQVERVLIFDCDVHQGDGTATITENRNDIITCSIHCESNFPRVKPQSDLDFALPINTQDAQYLATVREALQLATRLYQPDIILYNAGADVYQGDELGHFSVSKQGVKARDTIVFEYAHRLKIPLAFALGGGYQRNVDHLVDIHQQTFLALFDNPAIMI, from the coding sequence ATGCTTTACTACCACCCTATTTATAGCGAGCTAAACCTGCCAGAGAAGCACCGCTTCCCCATCAGCAAATATCAAAAATTGTATCAACGAATAAACGCCTGTAAATTTACCCACTTTATCAAACAGCCCGAGCAAAAAATCACACCTGATGCGCTGCAGCTTTGCCACGACAGTAATTACGTTGATGCCTTTCTAAGCGGCACGTTGAGCGAAAAAGCGATAAAGAAAATGGGCTTTCCGTGGAGTGAGCAACTCGTGGAACGCACTTTGATTTCTCTAGGTGGCAGTTTAGCGGCAGCAAAGTATGCACTTGAACATGGATTCGGAGCAAACTTAAGCGGCGGCTACCATCACGCACATCGCGATTTTGGCAGCGGATTTTGTATATTTAATGATTGGGCAGTGGTCGCAGCACTACTCATCACGCATCAACAGGTTGAGCGAGTGCTGATCTTTGATTGTGACGTGCACCAAGGCGATGGCACTGCTACTATCACAGAGAATAGAAACGATATCATCACCTGCTCCATCCACTGTGAAAGTAACTTTCCTCGCGTTAAACCGCAATCCGATTTGGACTTTGCCTTACCAATTAATACACAGGACGCGCAATATTTGGCAACTGTCCGCGAAGCCTTACAACTTGCTACCCGTTTATACCAGCCAGACATCATCCTCTATAACGCAGGCGCAGACGTTTACCAAGGTGATGAACTAGGACACTTTAGTGTTTCAAAGCAAGGTGTTAAAGCTCGAGACACGATAGTATTTGAGTATGCACATCGCCTCAAGATTCCATTAGCTTTTGCTCTTGGTGGGGGCTATCAGCGCAACGTTGATCATCTTGTAGATATCCATCAACAAACCTTTTTGGCTTTGTTCGATAACCCCGCTATTATGATATAA
- a CDS encoding primosomal replication protein, whose product MSTGLIKLEQQVSRLKQQAAQFDSAKWFDKNRYMQAQPSLFDARVFRTKSLKLSDYVEEIAEAMSHLPPSEQRHAFTFAIERIGSQMEAVLKVLKSTPVWAKENKLNTPKKAKVYKKAVQKIMQSSHELYQELSQNHEFERRLQEMIDIRRLQMDKADPTQATKLNAEILALHARLGRCRKAISATEQKIQEVEKSQSR is encoded by the coding sequence ATGAGTACAGGGCTTATCAAGCTTGAGCAACAAGTCAGCCGCTTAAAGCAACAAGCAGCGCAATTTGACTCCGCGAAATGGTTTGATAAGAATCGTTATATGCAGGCGCAACCCAGCTTATTTGATGCCCGTGTATTTCGCACTAAAAGCTTAAAGCTCAGTGACTATGTTGAAGAAATAGCAGAAGCAATGTCCCATCTGCCGCCAAGTGAGCAACGTCACGCCTTTACATTTGCCATCGAGCGGATAGGCTCGCAAATGGAAGCCGTGTTGAAGGTGTTAAAATCAACCCCCGTCTGGGCGAAAGAAAACAAACTGAATACACCTAAAAAAGCCAAAGTGTATAAGAAGGCCGTGCAGAAGATAATGCAGTCGTCCCATGAGTTATATCAGGAGCTGTCGCAAAATCATGAATTTGAGCGTCGATTGCAAGAAATGATTGATATTAGAAGGTTACAGATGGACAAAGCAGATCCCACTCAGGCTACCAAGCTCAATGCCGAAATATTAGCCCTTCATGCCCGCCTTGGTCGCTGTAGAAAAGCCATTTCCGCCACCGAGCAAAAAATTCAAGAAGTTGAGAAAAGTCAGAGCCGTTAA
- a CDS encoding TSUP family transporter, giving the protein MFELALDPTTWGLLCLVALAAGFIDAIAGGGGLLTVPALLTAGLPPHLTLGTNKLAASFGSLTASFTYYKKQLFKPSFWIGSIIATAIGAVLGTLLVDFLSIEFLNKLIPVIIIAVAIYSLVGRLSPTDSHTLPEANQALKIKQWAQGLSLGFFDGMAGPGTGTFWTASNSMLYKMSLLLNCGLARSMNFVSNFISLITFVALGHVNFMLGITMGAFLMLGAWLGAHSAIKFGNKLIKPLFNTVVIVLAGKLIFEAYLS; this is encoded by the coding sequence ATGTTTGAACTCGCTTTAGATCCCACAACTTGGGGGTTACTTTGCTTAGTCGCACTGGCTGCTGGATTTATTGATGCAATTGCAGGTGGTGGTGGGCTGTTGACGGTACCAGCTTTGCTTACTGCCGGCCTTCCTCCACATTTAACTTTAGGTACCAACAAGCTTGCCGCGAGTTTTGGCTCATTAACCGCGAGCTTTACCTACTATAAAAAGCAGTTATTCAAACCTAGCTTTTGGATTGGTTCTATTATCGCCACCGCGATAGGTGCCGTATTGGGCACGCTACTGGTCGATTTTCTGAGCATCGAGTTTTTAAATAAGCTTATCCCCGTTATTATCATCGCAGTCGCAATTTATAGCTTAGTCGGTAGACTAAGCCCAACAGACTCTCATACCTTGCCAGAAGCTAATCAAGCACTGAAAATCAAGCAATGGGCGCAAGGGTTATCGTTGGGGTTTTTTGATGGTATGGCAGGGCCTGGTACTGGCACGTTTTGGACTGCATCGAACAGTATGCTCTATAAAATGAGCTTACTTTTAAACTGTGGCCTTGCTCGCTCAATGAACTTTGTTTCCAATTTTATCTCGCTTATCACCTTTGTAGCCTTGGGCCATGTTAATTTTATGCTGGGCATCACAATGGGCGCATTTTTAATGTTGGGTGCTTGGCTTGGTGCACACTCTGCCATTAAATTTGGCAACAAACTGATCAAACCACTCTTTAACACTGTGGTTATTGTGCTTGCAGGCAAGCTCATTTTCGAGGCTTATTTATCATGA